The following are encoded together in the Parabacteroides chongii genome:
- a CDS encoding 1,4-dihydroxy-2-naphthoate polyprenyltransferase, with amino-acid sequence MEQKKSLLKSWVEAARPKTLPASLSPVLLACVLAWCEGVFRLIPAILCFGVALLAQIASNFANDYFDFKKGADREDRLGPERAVAQGWITPGTMLKATFITLGFSCLCGCMLLFYAGWELIPVGIAIALCVLAYSAGPFPLAYNGLGDVCVILFYGVIPLCFTYYVQAGSFSMLSFLLSLSLGLLSTNILVVNNYRDYVQDKAARKRTTIVLFGRGFGRIFYLMNGIVAFLLAMPLLFEASTWVLLLFAAFFTLFIKTWRELYHFEGKELNKTLAHTARNVFLFTLLLSLLLLSFWLHQPEYVG; translated from the coding sequence ATGGAACAGAAGAAGAGTCTTTTAAAATCATGGGTAGAGGCCGCGCGTCCTAAAACACTGCCGGCATCATTAAGTCCGGTGTTGTTAGCTTGTGTTTTAGCTTGGTGTGAAGGGGTATTCCGGTTGATACCTGCTATTTTGTGTTTTGGAGTGGCTTTGCTGGCACAGATTGCCAGTAATTTTGCTAATGATTATTTTGATTTTAAGAAAGGAGCGGACAGGGAGGACCGTTTAGGCCCTGAGCGTGCGGTGGCTCAGGGATGGATTACCCCTGGAACGATGCTGAAAGCTACGTTTATAACGTTAGGCTTTTCTTGTTTATGTGGTTGTATGCTTTTGTTTTATGCCGGCTGGGAGCTTATACCGGTCGGAATTGCCATTGCTCTTTGTGTGCTGGCCTATTCTGCCGGACCTTTTCCTTTGGCTTATAATGGGTTGGGAGATGTCTGTGTGATATTATTTTACGGGGTTATCCCACTATGTTTTACTTATTATGTGCAGGCAGGTTCTTTTTCCATGCTGTCTTTCCTGTTGTCGCTGTCGCTGGGATTACTTTCTACGAATATATTGGTAGTCAATAACTATAGGGATTATGTGCAGGACAAAGCTGCTCGCAAACGGACTACGATTGTGCTTTTCGGTCGTGGCTTCGGTCGGATCTTTTATCTGATGAATGGAATAGTAGCTTTTTTGTTGGCTATGCCTTTATTGTTTGAAGCTTCTACATGGGTGTTACTTCTTTTTGCAGCATTCTTTACCTTGTTTATTAAAACCTGGAGGGAGTTATACCATTTTGAGGGAAAAGAATTGAATAAGACGTTGGCACATACTGCCAGAAATGTTTTCCTCTTTACTTTACTACTGTCATTATTGTTGTTGTCTTTTTGGCTTCATCAACCGGAATATGTAGGTTAG
- a CDS encoding calcium/sodium antiporter produces MITSVTLLILSLFALYIGAGWLVKGSSELALKAKISNLVIGLTIVAFGTSAPELVVSLNATLSGQGDISVGNIIGSNIFNIAAILGISAVIQPLQAKRQLTRLDIPILIVATVVFTLLFWNGTLGRLEGCLFLAGIILYTIFSLYYSRKHEKKVEELAGELEKQPEAWYKDVMYIVGGLVILIFASNLLVNNAVSIAQELGVSEAVIGLTIVAAGTSLPELATSVVSALKKNPDIAIGNIVGSNLFNILAIAGTSSMVKPIVAKNVNYVDLLVMLGLTLLLLPLVKSGQKISRAEGWALIVVYLCYLAWLLRDLI; encoded by the coding sequence ATGATAACAAGCGTTACATTATTAATTCTTTCACTGTTTGCTCTCTATATCGGAGCGGGCTGGTTGGTTAAAGGGAGTTCTGAGTTAGCCCTGAAAGCAAAGATATCAAACCTGGTGATCGGTCTTACGATCGTTGCATTCGGAACAAGCGCACCGGAACTGGTGGTCAGCCTGAATGCCACCTTATCGGGCCAAGGGGATATATCAGTCGGTAACATCATCGGCTCCAACATTTTCAATATAGCAGCTATTCTCGGTATTTCTGCCGTTATCCAGCCATTGCAGGCCAAACGCCAGCTTACACGCCTGGACATTCCTATCCTGATCGTAGCCACTGTTGTTTTCACCCTGCTGTTCTGGAACGGAACGCTTGGAAGATTGGAAGGTTGCCTGTTCTTAGCCGGCATCATTCTTTATACGATTTTCAGTCTGTATTACTCACGCAAGCATGAAAAGAAAGTGGAAGAACTGGCGGGAGAGCTGGAAAAACAGCCTGAAGCCTGGTATAAAGATGTAATGTATATCGTAGGTGGCCTGGTTATTCTGATATTCGCTTCCAACCTGCTGGTCAATAATGCCGTATCGATAGCCCAGGAACTGGGTGTCAGCGAAGCGGTGATCGGATTGACTATCGTTGCAGCCGGGACAAGCCTGCCGGAACTGGCAACATCGGTCGTATCCGCACTCAAGAAAAATCCGGATATTGCCATCGGAAATATCGTTGGTTCCAACCTGTTCAATATCCTGGCAATTGCAGGAACCAGTTCGATGGTCAAACCTATCGTTGCAAAGAACGTAAACTATGTCGACCTGCTGGTCATGCTGGGGTTAACACTGCTTCTGCTACCGCTGGTAAAAAGCGGACAGAAAATATCGCGTGCCGAAGGGTGGGCACTGATTGTGGTGTACCTCTGTTATCTCGCCTGGTTACTCAGGGATCTGATCTGA
- a CDS encoding DUF5020 family protein, with amino-acid sequence MRKFFTLAILLLAVFCGKAQNIQLHYDFGGALYDKDLDGRPALTSTVEMFKPDKWGSTYFFVDIDYKSSGVASAYWEIARELSFWQPPFSVHIEYNGGLMKGASYNNAYLGGFTYTYNNKDFSKGFTFTPMYKYIQKHRSPNNFQLTGTWYVHFAKNGLCTFSGFADWWREKNDHGNFIFLSEPQIWVNLNKLKGVDDKFKLSVGSEVELSHNFGGRNGFYTIPTLAIKWTFD; translated from the coding sequence ATGAGAAAGTTTTTTACTCTGGCGATTTTATTGCTCGCCGTTTTCTGTGGGAAAGCGCAAAACATTCAGTTACACTATGATTTCGGAGGTGCTCTCTATGACAAGGATCTGGACGGTCGCCCGGCACTGACTTCCACCGTGGAAATGTTCAAGCCTGACAAATGGGGAAGCACCTATTTTTTTGTAGATATAGATTACAAAAGCAGCGGAGTTGCTTCGGCATACTGGGAGATTGCCCGCGAACTGAGTTTCTGGCAACCGCCTTTCTCCGTCCATATAGAGTATAACGGAGGTTTGATGAAAGGGGCTTCCTATAATAATGCCTACCTAGGAGGTTTCACCTATACATATAATAATAAGGATTTCTCCAAAGGGTTTACTTTTACTCCTATGTACAAATATATCCAGAAACATCGTAGCCCGAACAATTTCCAATTGACGGGTACCTGGTATGTTCATTTTGCTAAAAACGGGTTGTGCACATTCAGCGGGTTTGCCGACTGGTGGCGGGAGAAGAACGACCACGGGAACTTCATTTTCCTTTCCGAACCGCAGATATGGGTGAACTTAAACAAGCTGAAAGGTGTTGATGATAAGTTCAAGCTGAGTGTCGGAAGTGAAGTGGAACTGAGTCATAACTTCGGCGGTCGCAACGGTTTTTATACCATTCCGACGCTGGCGATAAAGTGGACATTCGATTAA
- a CDS encoding M13 family metallopeptidase codes for MKKLIVIPLVAVGMMAMAGCSKSPVKETAKVDAINLANLDTTVAPGTDFYEYACGGWIKSNPLKPEYSRFGTFDQLRENNQEQLRTLINELGTTSQEAGSVAQKIGMLYEMGMDSVKLNKDGLSPVKEQLDAIQRLGTKADVAKMVAVLHKEGMAPFFALFVDADEKNSSMNIVQLYQAGLGMGDRDYYLLDDDATLKVRDAYKQFIGQLFTLTGASPEQADAAVNAVMKIETGIAEISFSREDLRDTQKNYNKIKLDEFKAKNNPLDWDVYFESMGLMEIEYLDAKQLPFYEALGEFLKNVSIDEQKYYLAFNLLNAAAPYLSDDFVAAEFDFYGKTMSGKQEQQPRWKRSLSTVNGALGEAVGQMYVAKYFPASSKEKMLELVGNLQKALSERIAGLEWMSDETKAKAQEKLSAFIVKIGYPDKWRDYTALEIKDDSYWANVCRSNIFEMDYMLQQAGKPVDKARWGMTPQTVNAYYNPTTNEICFPAAILQPPFFNPDADDAVNYGAIGVVIGHEMTHGFDDQGRNYDKDGNLTDWWTAEDAVRFTERADRLVQQYDNIIVIDSVHANGRYTLGENIADQGGLLVSHLAYLNSLKGKETPAPIDGFTNEQRFYLGYATLWGQNIRPEEILRLTKIDPHSLGKWRVNAALRNIDTFYSAFDIKESDPMYMMPAERVVIW; via the coding sequence ATGAAGAAGTTAATAGTAATTCCGTTGGTAGCCGTCGGCATGATGGCAATGGCGGGGTGCAGTAAATCACCTGTGAAGGAAACTGCAAAAGTGGACGCCATCAATCTGGCAAATTTAGACACAACAGTCGCTCCCGGTACTGATTTTTATGAATATGCTTGCGGGGGATGGATCAAGAGTAATCCTCTGAAACCGGAATATTCACGTTTCGGAACATTCGATCAGTTGCGTGAAAACAACCAGGAGCAATTACGTACGCTTATCAATGAGCTGGGAACTACTTCGCAGGAAGCAGGAAGTGTAGCCCAGAAAATCGGAATGTTGTATGAAATGGGTATGGATAGCGTCAAGCTGAATAAGGATGGCCTGTCTCCTGTAAAAGAACAACTGGATGCTATCCAGCGTCTGGGAACAAAAGCTGATGTTGCTAAAATGGTCGCTGTTTTGCACAAAGAAGGAATGGCTCCATTCTTCGCTTTGTTTGTCGATGCGGATGAGAAGAACAGCTCGATGAATATCGTTCAATTGTATCAGGCTGGTTTAGGTATGGGTGACCGCGATTATTACCTGCTGGACGATGATGCGACTCTAAAAGTGCGTGATGCTTACAAACAATTTATCGGACAACTGTTTACATTGACTGGAGCATCTCCGGAGCAAGCCGATGCTGCTGTAAATGCAGTGATGAAGATCGAAACCGGTATTGCTGAAATCTCTTTCAGCCGTGAGGATTTACGCGATACGCAGAAAAACTATAATAAGATCAAACTGGATGAATTCAAGGCGAAGAATAATCCTTTGGACTGGGATGTCTATTTTGAGAGCATGGGTCTGATGGAAATAGAATATCTGGATGCCAAACAGCTTCCGTTCTATGAAGCATTGGGTGAATTCCTGAAAAACGTATCTATCGACGAACAAAAATATTATCTGGCATTTAACCTTCTGAATGCGGCAGCCCCTTATCTGAGTGATGATTTTGTAGCTGCTGAATTTGATTTTTACGGAAAGACAATGTCAGGAAAGCAGGAACAGCAACCTCGTTGGAAACGCTCCCTGTCTACAGTCAACGGTGCTTTGGGTGAAGCTGTCGGTCAGATGTATGTTGCAAAATATTTCCCGGCTTCGTCTAAAGAAAAGATGTTGGAGCTGGTCGGTAACTTGCAGAAAGCATTGTCCGAACGTATTGCCGGCCTTGAATGGATGAGTGATGAGACAAAGGCTAAAGCACAGGAAAAATTGTCTGCCTTTATCGTAAAGATCGGTTATCCGGATAAATGGCGTGATTATACGGCTCTGGAAATCAAAGACGACTCTTACTGGGCAAATGTTTGCCGTTCGAATATCTTCGAGATGGACTATATGTTGCAACAGGCAGGCAAGCCGGTTGACAAAGCCCGTTGGGGAATGACACCGCAGACAGTGAATGCCTATTACAACCCGACTACAAACGAAATCTGTTTCCCGGCAGCGATCCTTCAACCTCCTTTCTTTAATCCGGATGCCGACGATGCTGTCAATTATGGTGCTATCGGTGTCGTGATCGGTCATGAAATGACTCACGGATTCGATGACCAGGGACGTAACTATGATAAGGACGGTAACCTGACTGACTGGTGGACTGCCGAAGATGCCGTTCGTTTTACAGAACGTGCCGACCGTCTGGTACAGCAATATGATAATATCATTGTCATCGACAGCGTTCATGCCAATGGCCGCTATACCTTAGGTGAAAACATTGCCGACCAGGGTGGTTTGTTGGTATCTCATCTGGCTTATCTGAACTCATTGAAAGGAAAGGAAACTCCGGCTCCGATCGACGGGTTTACGAATGAACAGCGTTTCTACCTGGGATATGCAACCCTGTGGGGACAGAATATCCGTCCGGAAGAAATCCTGCGTCTGACGAAGATAGACCCGCACTCTTTGGGTAAATGGCGTGTGAATGCCGCTTTGCGTAATATCGATACATTCTATTCGGCTTTCGATATTAAAGAAAGTGATCCGATGTATATGATGCCGGCTGAACGCGTAGTGATTTGGTAA
- a CDS encoding NCS2 family permease — translation MIQKLLGFDKQTMTIRTEVIAGITTFLTMSYILAVNPSILGTTGMDKGAVFTATALASAIATFLLAFMAKLPFAQAPSMALNAFFAFTLVQGMGYSWQTAMTAMFVEGVIFILITFLNIREIILNSIPMNLRYAISVGIGMFIAFIGLKNAGIIAPNPATFVMFGEFTPSSVLAMTGILLSGILVVKKVKGALFYSILICTLAGIPLGVTEIPEGFLPVSMPHSIEPTFCKFDFSEFFTLDMAIVIFTLLFMNIFDTVGTLVGLASKTGIMGKDGHIPHVKEAMMSDAIGTTIGAMMGSSTITTYVESASGIAEGGRSGFTSLVTGLLFILALFFAPLFLLIPSAATSGALVLVGVFMMDSVSKIDMDDISEALPAFITIIMMVLTYSIADGMVLGLLCYVLVKLFCGKHRDISITMYILAALFLLKFIFA, via the coding sequence ATGATACAAAAACTATTAGGGTTTGACAAACAGACCATGACAATCCGTACGGAAGTGATCGCAGGAATAACGACCTTCCTGACAATGAGTTATATCCTGGCCGTCAACCCTTCTATCCTGGGCACTACCGGAATGGACAAAGGGGCTGTCTTCACAGCAACGGCACTGGCTTCCGCTATTGCGACTTTCCTGTTGGCTTTTATGGCCAAACTTCCGTTTGCACAGGCACCGAGTATGGCATTAAATGCATTTTTTGCTTTTACCCTGGTGCAGGGAATGGGGTATTCCTGGCAGACGGCAATGACGGCGATGTTTGTCGAAGGGGTGATATTTATCCTGATCACTTTCCTGAACATCCGGGAGATTATTCTCAACAGCATCCCGATGAACCTGCGATATGCCATCTCGGTCGGGATCGGTATGTTTATCGCTTTTATAGGGTTAAAAAATGCAGGGATCATTGCCCCGAATCCGGCAACGTTCGTTATGTTCGGGGAGTTCACGCCGTCTTCCGTCCTGGCAATGACGGGTATCCTACTGAGCGGAATCCTGGTTGTAAAGAAGGTGAAGGGTGCTTTATTTTACAGTATCCTGATTTGTACGTTGGCCGGGATACCGCTGGGAGTAACGGAAATACCGGAAGGTTTTCTTCCAGTCTCCATGCCTCATTCGATAGAGCCGACTTTCTGCAAATTCGATTTCTCCGAGTTCTTTACTTTGGATATGGCGATCGTTATTTTCACCTTATTGTTTATGAATATATTCGATACGGTAGGGACACTGGTCGGCCTGGCTTCCAAAACCGGGATCATGGGGAAAGACGGACATATTCCACATGTGAAAGAGGCGATGATGTCTGATGCGATAGGTACAACGATCGGGGCGATGATGGGTAGTTCAACCATTACCACTTATGTGGAAAGTGCTTCGGGCATTGCTGAAGGAGGACGTTCCGGTTTTACCTCCCTGGTAACAGGATTGCTGTTTATCCTGGCTTTGTTCTTTGCTCCGTTGTTCCTGCTTATTCCCAGTGCGGCAACAAGCGGAGCTTTAGTGCTTGTCGGGGTATTTATGATGGACTCGGTATCAAAGATCGATATGGATGATATATCCGAAGCACTCCCGGCTTTCATCACCATTATCATGATGGTACTCACCTACTCTATCGCAGACGGGATGGTCTTGGGATTACTTTGCTATGTATTGGTCAAATTGTTCTGTGGTAAACACAGGGATATAAGTATTACCATGTATATACTAGCAGCTCTGTTCCTTTTGAAATTTATATTTGCCTGA